The following is a genomic window from Pedobacter sp. KBS0701.
ATTTTAAAATCATCAACGGATGGGGTGGTTAAAAAGATATTGATTAAACAGGGAGATAAAGTAGAGAAGAGCCAGATTTTGGTTCAGTTTAGGTAGTTGCTTTTTTAACCATTAAGGAGTTGAGGACATTAAGGTTTTGTTTCTAATCACTGAGTCTATCCATTCCATAGGGTCGTCATTTCGAGCGGAGTGCAACGCAGTCGAGAACCACGTAGTGCTCAGTGAAGCTAAATCTTTCTAGATAGATCTCTCCATTCCACTGCGTTTTAGTCGAGGTGACGATTTTTCTTTGAATCCTTCAAACTTAAATTATCTAACAAAATATAAAACCACAAAAAAAGTCCCGATTTCATGTCGGGACTTTTTTATTATTTACCTCTACTTACCCGGTAAGGCTTTTGTGGAGGGTTTTTAAAACTTCTTTTGCCTGCGGTACTAATTTCTGGAGCACCAAGCATGGTCATTGCGCAACGGAAACCCACTTCAGCAGATGATTCATCTTGTTGCATAAAACGACGTGTTGCCGGGTTTAACCAATAAGCCATGTCATTCCAGGAGCCACCTTTATAAACTCTGGATTTATCGTTTACAAGCGTTACACCTTCTTCATTTAGTAAAGTGTTTTGTCTATCGCGATACCCTCTTTGATCGGCTTGATAAGTGCCAGATGCTACTGGCGATTGTGGATCAGTTGATTTAGAAATCGAATCAGAACGCTTCGCCTGTGCCTGTTTTTCAGCCCAGGTTTGTTTTCTTCCAGCATAAGCGTTTTCCTTAATCGGATTACCATATTTATCTAATGCAATTTTTCCACTTTGTGAGTCTTCTAATTTCTTGTTTGTGAAATAGTTACCGCGATAAGGGTTAAATGCATCAGCATCAGTAAATGTAGCTGTTCTGTAAACATCGTTAACCCATTCATTAACATTACCGGCCATGTTATATAAACCAAAATCGTTTGGTGCGTACTGAATCACCGGAACAGTTAAATCTCCCTTATCATTCAATGAACCGCCAACCCCCATGTAATCTCCAGGTGCTCTTTTAAAGTTGGCCTGAATCATACCTCTGGTTTTCTTTTTGGCTGAACTCACGCCTAAACCATTCCAGGGATAGATTTTATTCTGGTTAATGTTTTCATATTCGGTGTTACCAATTAAACCTAAAGCTGCATATTCCCATTCGGCTTCTGTTGGTAAACGGTAAGGTTGCATGATTACACCATCTTCTAATGTAGCAGTTCTTCTAGGTTGATTGTTTCTGCCTCCGGTTGTTGCTGTTGTTCCTCCTGCAGTTGATGTTGCTGCGCCGGATTTGGTATTATAATCAATAGGTGCATTTTTACCTATGTCATTATATTGGCCGTTTTGGTATGCTGCATCGTTATATGGCTTATCAGGCCTAGGTGTAGCTGCCATAGTAGCAGTATTCCCTCTTCCGTTCCCAGCTAATGTTCTATAATCAGTTAAGATTCCTTTTTCGCGTAAGATAAACTCGTTTGCCCTGGATGTTCTCCATTCGCAATAGCGGGAAGCTTGCTCCCATGAAACACCTACTACAGGGTAATCACGGTAAGCAGGGTGTCTTAAATAGTTATCTACATAAGGTTCGTTGTATGATAAAGCCTGGCGCCAAACCAATGTATCAGGAAGTTCATTGTAATAAAATTCGCGGTCTTCAGGGAAGTTATATCTGATCCAGTGTAAATATTCCAGCCAATCGGTATTTGAGACTTCTGTTTCATCCATATAAAATGATGGAACGGTAACCTGTCTTTTATAGTTGTAAATACTTGGCTCAACTCCCGGTACTTCGATAGCACTACCACCCACAACTAAAACTCCGCCTTCAATTGGAATTAAGCCAGGCCCTGGTGCCCTTTTATATTGGGTAGCCACCGCAAAAGCACCAGACTGGTTGTTTTTGCTTTTCCTATCGGCATAAGGAATGCCTGTTTTGCTAGAACTCCCGCTTTTTGAACTGCAACCCGAAAGCAAGGCGGCTAATGATAAACAAGTAAAAGAATATAGTAATAGTTTTTTCATATAGTACATGGTGGAATATCGTCCTTGTAGGGATTCAAGCCATAAAATTAAACAATTATAAATGAATATATAAATAATATGAGAATAAAATATTGATTATATTTTTGAGCCTTAACGTATCATTTTTTTAATATGGCGTCTGCTTTTCTTTTAAACGAAATTCTTGCTAAATAATTATAAATAAGCGAGATAAAATTTTTAAACTAAAATTGTAGATTGTTTTAGTAGCAAATAAAATATGTTTACATGTGAAATTTACAACTTTATAATTTGAGTAAAACTGGAGAGAAAATTAGCCTATTTACACGAGGTTCGATTAAGGTTATAATAATCGGGAAGTTAGTATAATACACTAATATTTTGATAATGATGATCAATAAATTATCCATTTGGTGTATTGCTTAGTCACGATTAAATCGGGTAAATCAATACATAAAGATATAAAATCTGGAAAAATATGGATTAAATTGTTTTATTAAATGGTTAATAACTTTGTCCTTACAGTTTTGCAGTAACACCCATATGTAAAAATCGTAGGTTTAATTAGTAAATAATCATAGAATTCGTAATTTGGTGAAATATAAGTTTTGGTTTTACGTTACTGATGTATTCTCCAGTTATTGCTAAATACCAAGATCTAAAATTACGTACCTTTAAAGGATGAATTTCAAGTACATCAGTAAACTTGCTTTTTCTGCACTCTCAATGGCCTTGGTGTTTGGTAAAACAAATGCCCAGGTAACCATAGGCAATACCCAAACGAATGGTAGCGAGGCAAACAACATTGTAACAGCAGTTCCATTTCTGCTTATTACACCCGATGCCCGTGCAGGCGCAATGGGCGATGCCGGTGTGGCTGTTGCGGGAGATGTAAATTCGGCCAGTATTAATGCTTCTAAACTTGCTTTTTTAGACAAACCTTATGGTTTTTCAGTGTCATATAGCCCATGGTTAAAAAGCCTTGTGCCTGATATTAATCTTGCTTATTTAAGTGGTTTTTATAAATTGGACGACCGCAATACCATTGGCGCATCTTTAAGGTATTTTTCTCTAGGCTCCATCCAGCTTACAGACATTAACCAACAGGATCTTGGGATCTCCAATCCTAATGAATTGGCTTTTGATGTTTCTTTTGCCCGTAATTTTGGTAAAGAGTTTTCACTGGGAACGTCATTAAGATATATTTATTCAAATTTAGCTTCCGGTCAGTTTTCATCTTCAGGACAGGTACGCAGTGGAAATGCAGTAGCAGTTGATGTTTCAGGTTTGTACAAAACAACCACAACATTATTTGGTAAACAGGCTATTCTTTCGGCTGGTGCTAATATTTCCAATATCGGAACAAAAATGAGCTATTCTGATGGGGGAGAGAACTTCTTTTTACCTACAAATTTTAAAATCGGAGGTGCATCGACATTTACTGTAGACGATTTCAGCACTTTAACCTTTGCGCTTGATTTTAACAAATTGCTGGTACCAACTCAACCTATATACGATTCGAACAATAACATTGTAAGCGGAAAAGATCCGAACCGTTCGGTACCCGCCGGAATTTTTGGTTCATTTAGTGACGCACCAGGTGGTTTTAGCGAAGAACTCAAGGAAGTTGGAATCTCAACAGGTCTTGAATATTGGTACAATCAACAATTTGCGGTTAGGGCAGGCTACAACTATCAGAGCCCAATGAAAGGCGATAGTCGCTATTTTACCTTGGGCCTTGGCCTAAAATACAACGTATTTAATATCGATTTCTCTTATTTAATTGCAAATGCACAGACTAGTCCACTTGCAAATACCTTACGTTTTGGTCTATTGTTTAACTTTGGCGAAAGTAAAAGCAAAAGATAAAAAAGATTAAAGCAAATAAACATGAAAATTAGAGTAGGTTTCGGATTTGATGTGCATCAATTAAAAGATCAGCATCCTTTTGTTGTTGGTGGTGTTACATTAGATCATCACAAGGGTGCTTTTGGACATTCGGATGCTGAT
Proteins encoded in this region:
- the porV gene encoding type IX secretion system outer membrane channel protein PorV gives rise to the protein MNFKYISKLAFSALSMALVFGKTNAQVTIGNTQTNGSEANNIVTAVPFLLITPDARAGAMGDAGVAVAGDVNSASINASKLAFLDKPYGFSVSYSPWLKSLVPDINLAYLSGFYKLDDRNTIGASLRYFSLGSIQLTDINQQDLGISNPNELAFDVSFARNFGKEFSLGTSLRYIYSNLASGQFSSSGQVRSGNAVAVDVSGLYKTTTTLFGKQAILSAGANISNIGTKMSYSDGGENFFLPTNFKIGGASTFTVDDFSTLTFALDFNKLLVPTQPIYDSNNNIVSGKDPNRSVPAGIFGSFSDAPGGFSEELKEVGISTGLEYWYNQQFAVRAGYNYQSPMKGDSRYFTLGLGLKYNVFNIDFSYLIANAQTSPLANTLRFGLLFNFGESKSKR
- a CDS encoding SUMF1/EgtB/PvdO family nonheme iron enzyme, coding for MKKLLLYSFTCLSLAALLSGCSSKSGSSSKTGIPYADRKSKNNQSGAFAVATQYKRAPGPGLIPIEGGVLVVGGSAIEVPGVEPSIYNYKRQVTVPSFYMDETEVSNTDWLEYLHWIRYNFPEDREFYYNELPDTLVWRQALSYNEPYVDNYLRHPAYRDYPVVGVSWEQASRYCEWRTSRANEFILREKGILTDYRTLAGNGRGNTATMAATPRPDKPYNDAAYQNGQYNDIGKNAPIDYNTKSGAATSTAGGTTATTGGRNNQPRRTATLEDGVIMQPYRLPTEAEWEYAALGLIGNTEYENINQNKIYPWNGLGVSSAKKKTRGMIQANFKRAPGDYMGVGGSLNDKGDLTVPVIQYAPNDFGLYNMAGNVNEWVNDVYRTATFTDADAFNPYRGNYFTNKKLEDSQSGKIALDKYGNPIKENAYAGRKQTWAEKQAQAKRSDSISKSTDPQSPVASGTYQADQRGYRDRQNTLLNEEGVTLVNDKSRVYKGGSWNDMAYWLNPATRRFMQQDESSAEVGFRCAMTMLGAPEISTAGKRSFKNPPQKPYRVSRGK